Genomic DNA from Garra rufa chromosome 22, GarRuf1.0, whole genome shotgun sequence:
AAAACAGCAATGACATTACACATCCAAAGGTTTCAAAAGTAAATGGCTTTCTTAGAAAGGAAActttaaaagagaaaaaataagaatttgaaggaaaatcaataaattattaataattcactGCCATTGTGTGAATAAGCAATTTTGCATAAAAAGTAACGATTATgagcatttaaaaatgtaatttaacgtaattacaagtacttaaagCTTCCTGAGATATACACTACTCAATGTACACTTTTAAGaaacaaatacttttattcagaagaGGTTAActaaactgattaaaagtgacagtaaagtcgtttaaaattatctattttttttaaatgctgataCTTAAAATGTATCAATTAAAGAATCCTTTAAAAAGCTTTCCACAGAAATATGATGCAACGCAttgatataaaatgttttttgagcagcaaatcagcatattagaataatttctgagggatcatgtgacactgaagaatagagtaaagatgctgaaaattcagcctttaATCGGGAATTGCTTTTttaatattacaatagaaaacagatataTAAAATTCtacttatgttttaaaatattgtttttactgtattattaatcaaataaatgtggccTTGGTAAGCAATGCCATTTGGGCTTGGTATGATAATGCATAAAATTCTCATAGAAAGTCATGGAATTATTTGGAATTGGAAATGAATTCGCCTGTACCAGATCTCTGCTGATCCTAATGGGGTCTTTGAAGATGGTCCAAACCACAGCTTCATTACAGGGAGGAGTAGTCAGTGAGCCGTTGTAGCGGTAGTACTTCCTGAGATCAACCCCCTTTAAGAGCTGATCCATAGAAAAGGGCtccataattctgactttgtctcctagaagtaaaataaaaatgagaccACAAAATCAACATAATATTACAACaacagagggtttgcacttaaatCACGATTTGGTTAATTGCCCGGATGTATGTTGGGCCATATtagcgatactcagatgtaatcAACAGCATGGGATGTATGGTTAAAGTACTATTGAATAtgctgttctgctaatttatgctgtctaatcACAGACACAAAATGCTGAAGCCGTTAAatcatagagaaggacttagcaagcaggaaagggtgcaatattttgacaaactaaagttaagaaGCAGTATGAAGtcaaatatttcacctacctaaccagaaataagaacaaacacaaatgctgTCAAGATTTTGccatggaaatcctggttcagtttgaccaaccacaaactGTGCCATTTTTGGCACTCTTGTCCTTGATTTGTTTGTCAgtctatacactgtaaaaagttttcaccagattcaacttaaaaacctaggttcagcagctgccttaagttaggttaaatcagcttaaaactacaagtcatttgaacttattacaataaaaattagttgatataacttgagaggttaaatgacttaagtttagcagctgccttaagtttttaagttgaaactggtgaaaactttttacagtgttactctaaatgtttttcccaaTCCAACCAATTACAtcccaaaatatgacaataattgatcattttccgcagcaataatcagcaaaatatgccagttttgttcagttcagtggcattgtttacgtttatTGCTGcgaatatggccgattgatgacatcTCATGAAAACACCTCTATACAGTGGCATTTAAGCTAAATTTCACAGACAAAAAAACAAGTCCATTGTCTATGCTCATCGTTTATGAAGTGTCGCTCACTGTATCACTTTtgaaccaatcagctttctgttagttattttaaaacagttattttacccTTTCTTGGTATCTTTTGGAGATACTCGGTGAAGCTTTCCCAGACTGCTGACGTCTGCTTTTCCTTTTCTTTGCCCTcctgaaagaaaaaaaggtggaataTATCATTTAcaacttttaataatttattttcaactttCCCTGAAATCTTTAAACAGTTTGGTTAGGTGCTACTAGAAAAATCAAAGTACAATTAATATAAGACATGTTTCTCCATTCACTGTGTTTTATCAACAGAAGGAGAGGGTGAGCATTACTTTTAATTTTGTCACTGCACTGGAAATGGCAATACCTTTTACGATCATAATTAGCTAACCACAATTGCTTGGCAAGCACTTGGCTCAATAATAGACATCATTATTACCAGTGTTGATATAGCTACAGGTGTAACTAAAACCAAAAccataaagttgaaataaaaataaacagtacttgaattaaaatattaatattatatgaaatatataCAGCGACACACGTCATAATCTGAAAACCACGCCCACCGTGAGGCGTCTCtacattgactttgtattgcaggaagatgcctccttgtcatttttgacttataacaaaaatcagaacaatgtcttaaagctgctatgtgacaaggtttacagtaaacaagctacaaaacacagaattacatttttatgaGCTGTTGACCTAAAAAACAAGCATTTAACAACAAAAGTAGAGCACAACGTGTCATATTAGTCTGAGAACTATGTCCACTGGAGGGAAATTTAAAGGCGACAgtaaacagtcattatttttaaACCATGTCAAAGtattatttcaccaccctgaaaggaggaaatatattgagaaactaaaaTTTATTGGTCTATGTGCTCCTTTTCCTtaccttttgttggagaaatggtTTCGAACAGAATGCCCTCctgaaaaaaacagcacaaactggttaggtatgttttggtgctgggatgctggttttagctggtttatgctggtcctttgctggtttatgctggttctttcctggtttatgccggcccttgttggtttatgctggccctttgctggtttatgctggttctttgctggtttatgctggccctttgctggtttatggtggttctttgctggtttatgctggtcctttgctggtttatgccggtcctttcctggtttatgcccttgttggtttatgctggccctttgctggtttatgctggtcctttgctggtttatgctggtcctttgctggtttgtgctggccctttgctggtttgtgctggtcctttgctggtttatgcccttgttggtttatgctggccctttgccggtttgtgctggtcctttgccggtttgtgctggccctttgccggtttgtgctggccctttgccggtttgtgctggccctttgccggtttgtgctggccctttgccggtttgtgctggccctttgccggtttgtgctggccctttgccggtttgtgctggccctttgccggtttgtgctggtcctttgctggtttgtgctggtcctttgctggtttgtgctggtcctttgctggtttttgctggccctttgctggtttatgctggtcattgaccagcaacatgacaagcataaaccagcaaagggattaaccatcataaaccagctaaaaccagcatctcagcaccaaaacatacctaaccagcatatgctggtttttcagcagggtggcccaacgtgaaatacactgacatctacaactatttgtgtccttaaacactctttttttgggtcgacagcttataaaattttagtttgtattttataaaatttgtagtctgtattttttagcttgtttactgtaggTACACCTcgtctcatagcagcttttagacattgttttgttttttgttatgtcAGAAAAGACAAGGAGTCAGagtcccgcaatacaaagtcattGGAGAGCGTTGTAAATAGAAATGATAATACTACCCTCTAGTGGATTTGAAATGCGACTCACAATAAAAAAGCCCATCACAGCAAAGCCGTCTTGAACTTTTGCTGCGGTGCTGTCACTAAGATCGCTTCTCCGGCTTACAATGTGCAACTGCATAGAAAAATAAGACAGGTTAGTTAATAATATACTAGCGATATTTTCAATGTCTATCATCTGCAGGCCTCATCTCTCACCTCTAGAGGCGATCTGTGTCCGTTCAGGGTGTGCTCGGATCCCGGATGGCGCATGAGGTCCTTTCCACCCCAGTGGAAGTGGAACTGCTGGACGGTGTATTTGTGCTTCAGACCTCCTCCTTGAACTCCCACTGCTCCTGCCATCAGCTCACATTCAACTGCAGGGAAACATGAAAGACGACACGGATGAGATGCAGGTGTTGAGGTGCTTACAGTGACTAGCCTATATTCCTGTTTCCACACCTGTGTGTCCGTTATTCTTCAGCGTCTTCAAGGTGTGTGATAAACTGAAGTTAATCAGGTCAAAAGGTCCCAGCTCTTGGTTTTTAATTACTTTCTGGGTGTCAATGTTGACTGGAGACTGTTTACGCCCATTACAGTTGGGATAGTGTGTACCCCAGTTTGGGAGagagttttctttaaaaaataaatcataaaaaaagtaataatcacaattataataatgaaaataaatactaaGTAGTAAATCAGGAGAAGACAATTTacttaaacatttattttgcacGAATGAACTAAATAGACATATTACaaatatgtaatttaatatttaaaaatattaaaaatgcataaatgcacaaatgacatacaacaaaatgaaaagaaaaaatgaaaattatacacacactatatatataattttttattatttttttttatttttattttttttacactaccagtcaaaagtttttgaacaataagatcattttgttttttgaagaagtctcttctgcacactaagcctgcatttatttgatccaaagtagtaAAATAGCCAAATATTTTTCCATTGAaaataaccatttaaaaaaaaaaattaaaaaactttaaaatttaatttattcctgtgatttaaaagcttttatttttgtatcattactccagtcacatgatacttctgggcccgtattcaccaaaaacattttatcttagcactaagagtttctcctaaatagcagtaaaagttttagctaagagttttctcttaaaacctattcacaaagccgctgagaaaaacttttactaagaaatagagagaagtcttaagctgagAGTAAGGGTggggttgacctcgttgctaTGCATGATGTCAGCATACCAACtaactatgcacactgtgattggctgatagggaagagatttgtttttaatttcataaaaaaaaattcaagtcataaaaaaaattcaaataaaaatagcgcaaaacaatacaaaatgcaGTCTTTGCAGTGAGGATGATTTGGTTGTCAActttcttcttaaaaagagaaaaaaggacATATTGGGTCCATCTAGTTATAAGATATAAAGAGAAAGGAGAGAATACTTATTGTGCGCACCTTCTCAAAGGATCTCCGGGATTATCCCAGCAATTTAAAGTTTACTTAAGAATGTCAGTAAACTTTGATGCTTTGCCAgaattactggagccacatattataaagaagaccactaatttctGTGAATTCAAGTACTccagggcccgtatccctaaagaatttttgtgcaaaaagtggctcctagcggccaaattctaagaaaattctcagagtcatgacgttttcttagaatttcccctaaaagtgacacgaaattcccagttaatataaaagctattcctcaagattcctagcgcttaaaagggctcctaaggcgagatctgctaagagcagggaagaggacttttagtggcttaggagttcccctaagcagctgcacaaaatggccaACAGAGGCAGGAGAGATGTCCTGCAAACACTTGATGACAGGGAATTATTGAGACGCTACAGATTGGATCATGCAGGAATCATGTTTTTGGTGGATCTCCTTAGAGATGCAATTACTTCACCAACTGGGCCAGCAACAAACCTTGCTCCTCAGGCCAGTTCGGCTTGCGATTCCTTTTTTTCTCCATTTGCTGTGTTTGTAGGATATTTGTTaacaagccttcataaatagaccagccagcaatcacagacattgagccgtgttaccctcgttaagaccacactgagttgtaacgttgAAATTTCTACTTCATAAAGGACAGCCCCTTGAGATAGgccatcttgttttcaatggggtccatatgggagtgaaagtacaaaatatgccagctaggatattaacatgagcaaataagacacgaatcattatttgaacagggtgtaatgagcttaagttttcacatattttagattctaatgttaggctataacccctacagcttactattcatcttccagatattttcttgaatgtgaaatattatttacaattacagtctgcataagattagagtgtataattatgtttattgatttgagggtacatcctttgctcattattaccaaaagttcattttcatcaaacttgtaggatcaaccaatcacggcttttgaaatgatgactcatacctagcaacggggtcaaccacacctcctcactaagataggattttccatccattccttgctcagagtacactgaaaatgttctggaatcacttataagctaaaactcctggcaaggaatttttaggttaagttaggagctctctgagaggattctcatagtctttagggatacgggcccaggACCTTAACACTGCTTTGTGCTGCAGGACCAAGTTGAACTTGtcagacgcaattctggattttggcgttcgcttgtaTAGTGGCTCTatactgtcaaaacacctctcaaaatggttgctacggatgcaaaaatgcagaaaatcgaacccgatcggttttttttttttatgacgttCTGAAGGCATGTAAACATGATTGACGCAACAtgaggtcatatttatttttttacccaaaGAAAATTTCTGACAATGACCTTTCAAAAGGACACATTTGGAGAGAAcctccaaaagcaaaaaaaataaaaaataaattaaaaaaatgcatgcctATGTgggcaaataaatgcagtgtgtttATAAAAAGTATACATTCTGAGGCAGATTACCGGCAATAGCCAGTTTTGGATAGTTTGGGATTTGGTCTTATTGGGCTTGTTTTAgggctaaaatgctttgtgaaatactctgagagcaaaaatttaggagtcctaaatttaggactgacacgcccattattataagattttctcctaaatcagcaagttaggagctacttttatccttaagatgttttgtgaatacgggcccagaaatcatattaatattctgatttgctgctcaaaaaacatctactattattatcatgttgaaaacagctgagtataattttttcaggtttctttgtttaatagaaggttcagaagaaaaatcttttgaaacattatattataaatgtctttatcaccactttagatcaatttaaagcagccttgctaaataaaatattaatttctataatttatttccccccaaaaaatattATACTGATGTTTGAATTGTATAATGGATAAGGTTACAAAAACTTTTCAtgttagataaatgctgatctttggatctttctattcatcaaagaatcctgaaaaaaatgtactcaactgttttaaatattgatcataataaaattgtttcttaaacagcaaattagcatattagaatgatttctaaaggatcatgtgacactgatgctgataatttagctttgatcacaggaataaatttcacagtattttggatcaaataaatacaggcttggtgagcagaagagaattcttaaaaaaaaaaaaatatccgacagttcaaaaacttttgactggtagcgtattaatattcacaaacatATTTGATTTAAAGGTAATAAAAATGTTATGTTGCTCACCACAGCCAAAGTAGCACCaatctaaaataaaattgaaaggaAAAGACAACAAGGTCAGCCCTAAACTGCGTTAGTTGAAAGTGAGAGTTGTGAAAAAACAGACATGCCTGAAAACTTTTAAATCAACTAGTGTGCATTTAACCTGGCCCATTTATAGTCCTGTGTTATTGGATGTGTTTTtaggaagaaaaaaaatctatgcatGAATATATAGTTCCATTCGGTGACTaccaaaataaaatgattcaacCAACAAAACATGAAAGTGACAGAAAATACTCACCTTTTGCAATGCTGAAGTCAGACAATAAAATAACAACCACACAGGTCATGAGAAGCATCTGCTTGTTAGAAATAAGCATTTTTAGCATATTTCCACATTAAATCATTAGATCTTCAATATCTTGTCAGAGAATTCAACAAATTCTAAATATGTTTCCTGGGTTACACTACATTTAAATTCTTTAAGCTACTTAAAAGTGCTCAAAACTTACCTTTGCATAAGCTACAATGTCTTTATTTTTGACCAGACCACAGTACAGCAATAGATAAGGCTATTCAGGCTGTCAATGCCTCTGcctccacaagaaaaaaaaaatatttcctgtTAAGGAAATGGGTTAAGGTgtacacattcacacacacagtgcatttatgtatattattttacattgaatTAAATGTCTACCACCTTTTCTTTGTTTGTGAAATGTATTAGCAATCTATGAGTGAACATTTTTGTACACCAAAAATTTTTCCACACATGTTCTGTCATAACAAACAGCTTAATTCAATGCACTTTCCATTTCATGGCTTTTAG
This window encodes:
- the LOC141298329 gene encoding carbonic anhydrase 9; translated protein: MEKKRNRKPNWPEEQENSLPNWGTHYPNCNGRKQSPVNIDTQKVIKNQELGPFDLINFSLSHTLKTLKNNGHTVECELMAGAVGVQGGGLKHKYTVQQFHFHWGGKDLMRHPGSEHTLNGHRSPLELHIVSRRSDLSDSTAAKVQDGFAVMGFFIEGKEKEKQTSAVWESFTEYLQKIPRKGDKVRIMEPFSMDQLLKGVDLRKYYRYNGSLTTPPCNEAVVWTIFKDPIRISRDLLLRFPTKISFDNVYRPQQPLNNRVVYSSAALTTGHAGKAAHILELLIMQRP